CCACCACCACAGTGCAAATAGGGTCGTCTTCACTGTCCTTGTAAGCCACTGCAGGGAAACCTTCAATCGGTCCCACCTCACGAAAGATGGAGCTTTGTGGCTTGGCATAGGCATACGACGCACTCAAGCCTTGCCGGGTGGCAGTATGAAAACTAACTTGAAAACCACCGAGGGTTTCCTGATTCCCCCAGTCACAGCCCGGCCCGAGCCCATCCAAGTCAGCTCGTTTACCCGCTGCCGCTCCTTCGCCCAGTATTTCCTCAACCTGCTGCGGCGTGAGGACCTCACACGGATCACTGGGCAACGCCGACTCCGGCAACGGATCCGCCACAGCCGGCGCACCACTGTGCGGCAGCCCGGAACCACTCCCCTGAGCACTTGTAGATGTCGGACCTACCGATTCGGACACCGACGACTCAGACGTCGGCGCCGCATCCCCGTCCACACCCTCCGAACACCCAGCGACAGCCAACACCGCCAGACCGACACCCACCACCGCGCTCACGCGCCCCATCAGACATAACCTCCGCCGGAACCACTCCCGCCCGGCCCGTTCAGCAGAGCCATGACACACCGGTGTCCACGAGCCCGAGGAAAGTGCCACTCAGCACCGACCTGCCGAATCCCGGCCCAACGCTTGCGCACTGACCTTCGCCACGGCTCCTGCGCCAGGTCCTCAGTCGGCAGAGCGGTGTCGCGGAGCGCACCTACGGCCATCGCCTGCCCCCTCAGCCCAGTGATAGGGACTTCCGCTTCCCGATCCAAACCTTCCGGACCCCGTCGAACGATTCCATCGTCACTCCCCCGCCCGGTCCTTCAGATTCCCCACAACGGTCGCAGCGATCCTCTCGGCAGGCCCACACGAATCCACCCCGGCTTCTTCTTTTTCAAAACTCAGCGTCACCGTGGCCGATATCGCGTAGTCATCAGCCAACCCCACCACCACAGTGCAATAAGGGTCGTCTTCACTGTCCTTATAAGCCACCGCGGGAAAACGATCGACCGGCCCCACCTCACGGAAGATCGCACTCCGTGGCTTGGCATTGGCATACGCCGCACTCAAGCCCTGCCGGGCAACAGTGTCGAAACCGATTTTGAACCCACCGAGGGTGTCCTGGTTCCCCCAGTCACAGCCCGGCCCAAGCTCATCCAAGTCTTTCCGCTTACCCTCCGACGCTCCTTCGCCCAGTATTTCCTCAACCTGCTGCGGCGTGAGCACTTCACACGGATCACTGGGCAGTGCCGACTCCGGCAACGGATCCGCCACAGCCGGCGCACCACTATGCGGCAACTCCGACCCACCCGCCTGAGCACTCGACGAAGGACTCGCCGACACGGACACCGACGACTCAGACGTCGGCGCCGCATCCCCGTCCACACCCTCCGAACACCCAGCAACGGCCAACACCAGACCGACACCCACCACCGCACTCACGCGCCCCATCAGACATAACCTCCGCCGGAATCGTTCTCCCCACCGGCGATGGTGATATCACGTCCGGCCTGCTCGTCCGACTCCTGATACACACCCAACGCCTTGCCCAACGCCCGCGCGAGTCCCCGGTAGAAATCAGCCTCAGCCTGGACGTGCTGAGCACCCGCTTCGAACGCCTGACTCCCGACATCGTTGAAGCTCATACTTGCCGGGTCCTCGGCAGGCGGGTCAGTTTTGCGCAACTGCAGCGCATCACGTACCTGTTCCTGCAGCTCATAAGCAAGCGCTACGGCTTCCCGGTACAGGCCTTCGGCGGTGTCGACGTCGAGTTCGAAGCCTCCGCCCTTACCGGGGGCTGAGGCTCTGCCGTCGACGATGAAGTTGGTGTTGTTCCACAGGGCCGCCATGCTGACGCCGACCCCGTCACCGCCCGGCATCATCGACAGGCCCAACCGGACGGCCTCACCGACCGACAGGTCGCCAGTCCCCCCACCGGCTTCCGACACCGTTCGCTCTCCTCGTCCCGCGTACGAACATCCCGCAGGGCCATAGAGTAACGAACCTTTTACCCTCACGAGTCGGATTCACCGAACTCCCAGGTCAAGCCACTCACCGGGCACAGACCACGAACGAACAACGCGGGTGCGGCACCGGGTCTGGGAACCCGTGCCGCACCCGCGGGCGAGACAACTTTCGAATATCAGGACGCCATGGCCGGTGTGGAACCGGGCGGCGAGAACCGGCGCCCGGTTCCACACTCGGACCTCACCGTTTCGCGGCGACCCTTTCGGACTCGGCGTCG
The window above is part of the Saccharomonospora glauca K62 genome. Proteins encoded here:
- a CDS encoding DUF3558 domain-containing protein — translated: MGRVSAVVGVGLAVLAVAGCSEGVDGDAAPTSESSVSESVGPTSTSAQGSGSGLPHSGAPAVADPLPESALPSDPCEVLTPQQVEEILGEGAAAGKRADLDGLGPGCDWGNQETLGGFQVSFHTATRQGLSASYAYAKPQSSIFREVGPIEGFPAVAYKDSEDDPICTVVVGLADEYAISTGVALSMEKKNAGVDSCGPAERIAATVVGNLKDRAGE
- a CDS encoding DUF3558 domain-containing protein, yielding MGRVSAVVGVGLVLAVAGCSEGVDGDAAPTSESSVSVSASPSSSAQAGGSELPHSGAPAVADPLPESALPSDPCEVLTPQQVEEILGEGASEGKRKDLDELGPGCDWGNQDTLGGFKIGFDTVARQGLSAAYANAKPRSAIFREVGPVDRFPAVAYKDSEDDPYCTVVVGLADDYAISATVTLSFEKEEAGVDSCGPAERIAATVVGNLKDRAGE